From Vitis vinifera cultivar Pinot Noir 40024 chromosome 14, ASM3070453v1, a single genomic window includes:
- the LOC100261022 gene encoding AAA-ATPase At3g28580, producing MAMRGLFANVGSTMAGLMFVCAMFRQYFPEHLRFSVWRRYQNLVKFFNPQISITFNQFVGKWATPSQAYGDIRTYLGQTSFAQASRLIGSLAHNKTLVLGMSDFEEVTDEFQGVQVRWLLGKHAPNTNSISVYSGTNHEKRYYTLTFHKRHRALIIGPYLNYVLKEGRALNSRNRKKKLYTNEDNEWNQVVFQHPATFETLALDPEKKKEIMDDLMAFSKGEQFYARIGRAWKRGYLLYGPPGTGKSTMIAAMANLLNYDVYDLELTGVKSNTELKKLLMEISSKSIIVIEDIDCSLDLTAPRKKAPTDKLADGEGDDKVKKSATKSKSNETRNVTLSGLLNFIDGIWSSCGGERLIVFTTNHVEKLDPALIRKGRMDKHIELAYCSFQAFKILAKNYLSLESHPAFPKIGELLGQVNMTPADVAEHLMPKTLSEDAEFRLEDLIKALEKAKEREKVGS from the coding sequence ATGGCCATGAGAGGTCTGTTTGCTAATGTGGGATCCACGATGGCTGGTTTAATGTTTGTATGTGCCATGTTTCGGCAATACTTCCCTGAGCATCTCCGGTTCTCTGTCTGGAGGCGCTATCAAAACCTGGTGAAATTCTTcaatccccaaatttcaatcACCTTCAACCAATTCGTCGGGAAGTGGGCAACACCCAGTCAAGCTTACGGTGATATTAGGACTTACCTCGGCCAGACTTCATTCGCTCAGGCGTCTCGGCTGATAGGCAGTTTGGCCCATAACAAGACTCTCGTTCTCGGCATGAGCGATTTCGAAGAGGTGACAGATGAGTTTCAGGGTGTCCAAGTACGGTGGCTTCTTGGAAAACATGCGCCCAATACCAACTCAATTTCAGTCTACAGCGGAACCAATCATGAGAAGAGGTACTACACTCTCACTTTCCATAAGCGGCACCGGGCTCTGATTATTGGGCCTTACTTGAATTATGTGTTAAAAGAGGGTAGAGCGCTCAACAGTAGAAACAGGAAGAAGAAGCTTTACACCAATGAGGATAATGAGTGGAACCAGGTGGTGTTCCAGCACCCTGCGACATTCGAGACGCTGGCGCTTGACCctgagaagaagaaggaaattaTGGATGATCTGATGGCATTCAGTAAGGGTGAACAGTTTTATGCCAGAATTGGGAGAGCTTGGAAGCGCGGGTATCTCCTTTACGGTCCTCCAGGGACCGGCAAGTCCACCATGATTGCGGCCATGGCTAATCTCTTGAATTATGATGTTTACGATCTTGAACTCACTGGGGTGAAGAGTAACACCGAGCTCAAGAAGCTTTTAATGGAGATATCCAGCAAGTCCATCATTGTGATTGAAGACATTGACTGTTCACTTGATCTCACCGCTCCAAGGAAGAAAGCCCCAACAGATAAGCTTGCAGACGGTGAAGGAGATGACAAAGTAAAGAAATCAGCAACAAAAAGCAAGAGTAACGAAACCAGAAACGTTACGCTATCGGGGCTTCTGAATTTTATTGACGGCATCTGGTCTTCTTGCGGGGGAGAAAGACTCATAGTCTTTACTACCAACCATGTGGAGAAGCTCGATCCGGCACTGATAAGGAAAGGAAGGATGGATAAGCATATAGAGTTGGCCTACTGCAGCTTCCAAGCATTCAAAATCCTGGCTAAGAATTACCTTAGTTTAGAATCACACCCTGCATTTCCCAAAATCGGTGAGTTGTTGGGGCAAGTCAACATGACCCCTGCGGATGTTGCTGAGCATCTAATGCCCAAGACTCTCTCCGAAGACGCTGAATTTCGTTT